From a region of the Tamandua tetradactyla isolate mTamTet1 chromosome 10, mTamTet1.pri, whole genome shotgun sequence genome:
- the GPR156 gene encoding putative G-protein coupled receptor 156 isoform X3: MGDDDVDMEVSANIIKDLQLLGLVAALVMADVILLMTWVLTDPIQCLQILGVSMTVTGRDVSCSLTGTHFCASLYSEVWIALVLGCKGLLLLYGAYLAGLTDHVSSPPVNQSLTIMVGVNLVVLAAGLLFVVTRYLHSWSNLVFGLTSGGIFVCTTTINCFIFVPQLKQWKAFEEENQTIRRMAKYFSTPSKSFHTQYGEEQRCHLRGEKNSMERLLTEKNAVIESLQEQVNNAKEKLVRLMSAECACDPPGSAVLSASSQRTGIQAAASACGMAAHGPLECLSDSQNDVSLAVEDSQSTSVPSSSIHSFERPANDPSASPGQKKMSDLKDFSDHLNSSYSRKPQTVQSRGPEGGNQAPMAPSQSLIPSGGIFVPQRQRQLEDSEKPKERLPRVSSVIREKLQEVLQDLSLNPETPLPSSPSWPQQPWKSSAARSPQKMPLSKELGFSPYMVRRRRAAHRALSHCPGSVPSYVGRRANRTVSGAHSGLNVQNGDSPNPNPKTAGSRIPRPFPRKPLLLPDPQGKPGTLEDGRPCQTEPQGAGGNDTAFPYQTYGSDQAESPAPPHLSRAPPHLSEQQQLLLRHPGSPGCPSLSSPCNYLDTESSSSDEFFCCCHRPYCEICFQSSSDSSDSGTSDTDPGPTAGLASWEKMWARPKLIVNFKEDLKPTLV, from the exons ATGGGTGATGATGATGTTGACATGGAAGTCAGTGCAAAC ATTATCAAAGACCTGCAGCTTCTGGGTTTGGTAGCAGCACTGGTGATGGCTGATGTGATCCTGCTCATGACATGGGTGCTAACGGATCCCATCCAATGCCTCCAGATCCTCGGTGTCAGTATGACG GTCACAGGGAGAGACGTGTCCTGCTCTCTGACCGGCACACACTTCTGTGCTTCCCTGTACTCCGAGGTCTGGATTGCTCTCGTTTTGGGATGCAAG GGTCTGCTCCTGCTATACGGTGCCTACCTGGCTGGCCTGACGGACCACGTCAGCTCTCCTCCTGTGAATCAGTCCTTAACCATCATGGTTGGGGTCAACCTCgtggtgctggctgctgggctTCTTTTTGTGGTCACCAGATACTTGCACTCCTGGTCCAACTTGGTCTTTGGACTCACATCTGGAGGCATCTTTGTTTGTACAACCACCATCAACTGCTTCATCTTCGTTCCCCAG CTGAAGCAATGGAAGGCATTTGAAGAGGAAAACCAAACAATTAGACGTATGGCCAAATATTTCAGCACACCCAGCAAAAGCTTCCATACCCAGTATGGTGAGGAACAGAGATGCCACCTGAGAGGAGAGAAAAACTCCATGGAAAGGCTCCTCACAGAA aaaaatgctGTGATTGAAAGCCTGCAGGAACAGGTAAACAATGCCAAAGAGAAGCTAGTGAGGCTGATGTCTGCTGAATGCGCCTGTGACCCCCCAGGGTCAGCTGTCCTGTCTGCTTCTTCCCAGAGGACGGGCATCCAGGCCGCAGCCTCTGCGTGTGGCATGGCAGCTCATGGACCTTTGGAATGCCTCTCTGACTCTCAGAATGATGTCAGCCTGGCTGTCGAGGACTCTCAGAGTACTTCAGTGCCCTCCTCAAGTATACATAGCTTTGAGAGGCCTGCAAATGACCCCAGCGCCTCCCCAGGACAGAAGAAGATGTCTGActtgaaagacttttctgatcATTTAAACTCCAGCTATAGCAGGAAGCCACAGACTGTGCAAAGCAGAGGTCCTGAAGGAGGAAACCAGGCACCCATGGCTCCCAGCCAGAGTCTCATACCAAGTGGAGGAATCTTTGTTCCCCAGAGACAGAGGCAGCTGGAGGACTCAGAGAAGCCCAAAGAGCGGCTGCCAAGGGTCAGTTCAGTAATCAGAGAGAAGCTTCAGGAAGTCTTACAAGATCTGAGCCTGAACCCTGAgactcctctcccctcttccccatcTTGGCCCCAGCAGCCCTGGAAGAGCAGTGCTGCCCGCAGCCCCCAGAAGATGCCCCTCTCCAAGGAGCTGGGCTTCAGCCCATATATGGTGAGGAGAAGACGAGCAGCTCACCGGGCTCTCTCCCACTGTCCGGGCTCTGTACCCTCCTATGTGGGGCGTCGGGCAAACAGAACAGTTTCTGGGGCACACAGTGGGCTGAATGTGCAGAATGGGGACAGCCCCAACCCAAACCCCAAAACTGCTGGTTCTAGGATACCAAGGCCCTTTCCCAGGAAGCCTTTACTTCTCCCAGATCCTCAAGGTAAACCAGGTACCCTGGAGGACGGCAGACCATgtcagacagagccccagggggCTGGAGGGAATGATACAGCATTTCCTTATCAGACTTACGGTTCTGACCAGGCAGAAAGTCCTGCTCCCCCACACCTATCCAGGGCCCCACCACATCTGtctgagcagcagcagctgctgctgcgGCATCCAGGGTCCCCAGGCTGTCCCTCCTTGTCTTCTCCATGCAACTACCTTGACACTGAGTCTAGCAGCTCAGATGAGTTCTTCTGCTGCTGCCACCGGCCCTACTGTGAAATCTGCTTCCAGAGCTCTTCTGACTCCAGTGACAGTGGCACATCAGACACCGACCCAGGGCCTACTGCAGGGTTGGCTTCCTGGGAAAAAATGTGGGCCCGCCCAAAGCTTATTGTGAACTTCAAAGAGGACTTGAAACCCACACTGGTGTGA